From a region of the Vanessa atalanta chromosome 13, ilVanAtal1.2, whole genome shotgun sequence genome:
- the LOC125068362 gene encoding uncharacterized protein LOC125068362 translates to MDEFEKAMKKIVTLPYWHSLANIILYYHSKYNKETIAKIFFIYWFYRAVNVIIVQYDETEKEMLISYYSPYMTENYMASHLGTCLGFETEKVLFTNLNRIQKLNLFEDKGKNLHGFTFYAYTVEVLPFLKLDEHENGTYTYHRRDGMIWNTMAELFNFKIDITPAKKAIKEKFNYEINILQVFSFAQRKADLILFPLYQFDLVLAEIDYTVPFLDSGTRKNHIELLHPESKLYLIYLGV, encoded by the exons ATGGATGAATTTGAAAAAGCTATGAAAAAAATCGTAACTCTACCTTACTGGCATTCACTcgcaaacataattttatattatcattcaaaatataataaagaaacaattgcaaaaatatttttcatttattggttTTATAGAGCAGTTAACGTTATCATTGTTCAATACGATGAAACTGAAAAAGAAATgcttatttcatattatagcCCATACATGACAGAAAATTACAT GGCATCTCATCTTGGAACATGCCTTGGATTTGAAACAGAAAAAGTCCTATTTACGAATTTGAATCGGATACAAAAATTGAATCTGTTTGAAGATAAGGGAAAAAATTTACATGGTTTCACCTTTTATGCGTATACCGTCGAAGTCTTACCATTTCTTAAGTTAGATGAACATGAAAATGGAACTTACACATATCATCGTAGAGATGGAATGATATGGAACACCATGGCAGagctgtttaattttaaaatagatataaccccagcaaaaaaagcaattaaagaaaagtttaattatgaaataaatattctacaagTTTTTTCATTTGCTCAAAGAAAGGCAGACTTGATTTTATTTCCCTTATATCAATTCGACTTAGTACTAGCGGAGATAGATTACACGGTCCCATTTCTAGATAGTGGC ACACGGAAGAATCATATCGAATTATTACATCCAGAATCGAAGCTGTACCTGATTTATTTGGGTGTGTAA
- the LOC125068463 gene encoding bifunctional coenzyme A synthase isoform X1, protein MYNLTYCVSVSVALVSVVIAYLILSNSKSVSMANNGILFVSNAAKAHKLCSKVSKLVKNVLYIKFDGGPESTLSIINKQIVNIYSKCWIYDVRLMLKPRDAQTKIKTNYPIQLIMYDKELSKESDKLRNCLDNIQTEVMLQSLDESPTMASLTNEEVKTYEYVALGGTFDKLHNGHKILLSQAALRATKHVTVGVTDVNMIQSKILWELIEPVEQRIKAVLDFLTDVNPELEYNVLPIQDLYGPTKHDARLQLIVVSEETIRGAVKINEKRKENGLNELDIYTIELAEDTNKQSTEEETKVSSSNQRMRLLGTVLREPKPNPNIPDWPYVIGLAGGIASGKSNITEKLKSKGAAVINCDIIAHELYKPGLPLNHTIAETFGRDVITDSGEVDRKKLGSIVFGDKEQLERLNHLVWPAVIEEAQRRIKALGEQGYKVVVMEAAVMVRAKWYTYCHQLWSVIIPPKEAIKRLKERNNLTEEEAKQRVDAQPSNKEQVDVANVVFSPFWSYEYTQTQIDRAWDQLQLYLNKRK, encoded by the exons ATGTATAATCTAACATACTGTGTGTCTGTCTCTGTAGCTTTAGTTTCAGTCGTTattgcatatttaattttatctaacaGTAAATCAG TTTCAATGGCTAACAATGGAATTCTATTTGTTTCGAATGCTGCCAAAGCCCATAAGCTGTGTTCAAAAGTGTCTAAACTTGTtaagaatgttttatatataaaatttgatggCGGCCCCGAGAGTACcctatcaattataaataaacagattgttaatatatattccaaa tgTTGGATTTATGATGTCAGATTAATGCTTAAGCCGAGGGAcgcacaaacaaaaataaaaacgaattatcctattcaattaataatgtatGATAAAGAATTATCCAAAGAAAGTGATAAACTTAGAAATTGTCTTGATAATATTCAAACTGAAGTGATGTTGCAAAGTTTAG ACGAATCTCCTACAATGGCATCTTTGACAAATGAAGAAGTAAAAACATATGAGTATGTTGCACTTGGTGGTACATTTGACAAATTACACAATGGTCACAAGATTCTCCTGTCACAAGCTGCACTTAGAGCTACCAAGCATGTCACAGTGGGGGTAACTGATGTAAATATGATTCAGT caaAAATATTGTGGGAGTTGATAGAACCAGTTGAGCAAAGAATAAAAGCCGTTCTTGACTTCCTGACTGATGTAAACCCTGAACTTGAATATAATGTGTTGCCTATACAAGATCTATATGGACCCACTAAGCATGATGCTAGACTGCAG CTGATAGTAGTTAGTGAAGAAACGATTCGCGGAGCTGTAAAAATTAATGAGAAGAGAAAAGAGAATGGTCTCAATGAActagatatatatacaatagaaCTGGCTGAGGATACGAACAAACAGTCAACAGAGGAGGAAACAAAAGTCAGTTCCAGTAACCAACGTATGCGATTACTGGGGACTGTGCTAAGGGAACctaag ccTAATCCAAATATACCAGACTGGCCATATGTTATCGGTTTAGCTGGCGGCATTGCCAGCGGGAAGAGTAACATCACAGAAAAGTTAAA ATCGAAAGGAGCAGCCGTTATTAATTGCGATATTATTGCACATGAATTGTACAAGCCAGGGCTACCACTAAACCATACAATAGCGGAGACATTCGGCCGTGACGTAATCACTGATAGCGGGGAAGTGGACCGGAAGAAACTTGGCAGTATTGTCTTCGGTGACAAG gAGCAATTAGAGAGACTCAACCATCTGGTATGGCCGGCTGTTATCGAAGAGGCTCAGAGGCGGATTAAAGCGCTCGGTGAACAAGGGTACAAAGTTGTGGTGATGGAAGCTGCGGTGATGGTGAGGGCCAAGTGGTACACATATTGCCACCAGCTGTGGTCGGTCATCATTCCACCGAAGGAG gcAATCAAGAGATTAAAGGAACGTAACAATTTGACGGAAGAGGAAGCGAAGCAGCGCGTGGATGCGCAGCCGTCGAACAAGGAACAAGTCGATGTGGCAAATGTTGTCTTCAGTCCGTTTTGGAGCTACGAATACACGCAAACACAAATAGACCGAGCCTGGGATcaattacaattgtatttaaataaaagaaaataa
- the LOC125068463 gene encoding bifunctional coenzyme A synthase isoform X2 codes for MANNGILFVSNAAKAHKLCSKVSKLVKNVLYIKFDGGPESTLSIINKQIVNIYSKCWIYDVRLMLKPRDAQTKIKTNYPIQLIMYDKELSKESDKLRNCLDNIQTEVMLQSLDESPTMASLTNEEVKTYEYVALGGTFDKLHNGHKILLSQAALRATKHVTVGVTDVNMIQSKILWELIEPVEQRIKAVLDFLTDVNPELEYNVLPIQDLYGPTKHDARLQLIVVSEETIRGAVKINEKRKENGLNELDIYTIELAEDTNKQSTEEETKVSSSNQRMRLLGTVLREPKPNPNIPDWPYVIGLAGGIASGKSNITEKLKSKGAAVINCDIIAHELYKPGLPLNHTIAETFGRDVITDSGEVDRKKLGSIVFGDKEQLERLNHLVWPAVIEEAQRRIKALGEQGYKVVVMEAAVMVRAKWYTYCHQLWSVIIPPKEAIKRLKERNNLTEEEAKQRVDAQPSNKEQVDVANVVFSPFWSYEYTQTQIDRAWDQLQLYLNKRK; via the exons ATGGCTAACAATGGAATTCTATTTGTTTCGAATGCTGCCAAAGCCCATAAGCTGTGTTCAAAAGTGTCTAAACTTGTtaagaatgttttatatataaaatttgatggCGGCCCCGAGAGTACcctatcaattataaataaacagattgttaatatatattccaaa tgTTGGATTTATGATGTCAGATTAATGCTTAAGCCGAGGGAcgcacaaacaaaaataaaaacgaattatcctattcaattaataatgtatGATAAAGAATTATCCAAAGAAAGTGATAAACTTAGAAATTGTCTTGATAATATTCAAACTGAAGTGATGTTGCAAAGTTTAG ACGAATCTCCTACAATGGCATCTTTGACAAATGAAGAAGTAAAAACATATGAGTATGTTGCACTTGGTGGTACATTTGACAAATTACACAATGGTCACAAGATTCTCCTGTCACAAGCTGCACTTAGAGCTACCAAGCATGTCACAGTGGGGGTAACTGATGTAAATATGATTCAGT caaAAATATTGTGGGAGTTGATAGAACCAGTTGAGCAAAGAATAAAAGCCGTTCTTGACTTCCTGACTGATGTAAACCCTGAACTTGAATATAATGTGTTGCCTATACAAGATCTATATGGACCCACTAAGCATGATGCTAGACTGCAG CTGATAGTAGTTAGTGAAGAAACGATTCGCGGAGCTGTAAAAATTAATGAGAAGAGAAAAGAGAATGGTCTCAATGAActagatatatatacaatagaaCTGGCTGAGGATACGAACAAACAGTCAACAGAGGAGGAAACAAAAGTCAGTTCCAGTAACCAACGTATGCGATTACTGGGGACTGTGCTAAGGGAACctaag ccTAATCCAAATATACCAGACTGGCCATATGTTATCGGTTTAGCTGGCGGCATTGCCAGCGGGAAGAGTAACATCACAGAAAAGTTAAA ATCGAAAGGAGCAGCCGTTATTAATTGCGATATTATTGCACATGAATTGTACAAGCCAGGGCTACCACTAAACCATACAATAGCGGAGACATTCGGCCGTGACGTAATCACTGATAGCGGGGAAGTGGACCGGAAGAAACTTGGCAGTATTGTCTTCGGTGACAAG gAGCAATTAGAGAGACTCAACCATCTGGTATGGCCGGCTGTTATCGAAGAGGCTCAGAGGCGGATTAAAGCGCTCGGTGAACAAGGGTACAAAGTTGTGGTGATGGAAGCTGCGGTGATGGTGAGGGCCAAGTGGTACACATATTGCCACCAGCTGTGGTCGGTCATCATTCCACCGAAGGAG gcAATCAAGAGATTAAAGGAACGTAACAATTTGACGGAAGAGGAAGCGAAGCAGCGCGTGGATGCGCAGCCGTCGAACAAGGAACAAGTCGATGTGGCAAATGTTGTCTTCAGTCCGTTTTGGAGCTACGAATACACGCAAACACAAATAGACCGAGCCTGGGATcaattacaattgtatttaaataaaagaaaataa